CGCCGCATTCATGGGCGAGCTTCTTTCTCGCGGCGGACATCTCCACCACGATGACCTTCCCTGCGCCGGCAGCTTTTGCCGCCATGAGGGTGCCGAGGCCGATCGTCCCGGCGCCGAGAACGACTGCGGTTTCGCCGAGGATGGTGCCGGCCTTGCGCACAGCCTTGAAGCCGGTCGCCAAAGGCTCGATGAGGGCGCCAGCCTCGGGGTTGAACCCTTTCGGAAGGACGTAGCAGAGCTTGGCGGGAACATTCACGTACTCGGCAAATGCGCCGTCGGCCATCAGGCCGGTAAAGGCCAGCTTTTCACAGACGTTGTAGTTGCCGCTGCGGCACGGTCCGCACTCCCCGCAGTGCTGGCAGGCATCCGGGGCGACGAGGTCGCCGACCTTCACGCTCGTGACACCGGGGCCGACTTCGACGACGGTTCCGGTGAACTCGTGCCCCAGGATGAGGGGAGCGGTCGAGCCAGTCAGCGGGTGGGGCTGGGTGGGGATGAATATCGGGCCTGCCACGTACTCGTGCAGGTCGGAGCCGCAGATGCCGCACCAGGCGACCTTTACCTTTACTTCGCCGGCTTTCGGGGCGGGGGGCTCGGGAACCGTTTCAACCCTGATGTCCTTCTTTCCGTACCACTTGGCAGCTTTCATTTCGTTCTCCTTTTTTGGTGGAATGACAGCATGAATGGTTCATTGCACTGCTATTTTCTCTTTCTCACCTTCACAAGATTCAATCTCTGCACTCTCAGCAATTGATGCGGGTAAGACTCCGTTTTTCTAAAACATCTTTTGTCATGTAATGAGCAACTGTTGTACCAACTGTGACAGAGCGGGAAAATGATAAGACTGCAACACGTAAAAACGGAGAGTTACAAGGAAAGACGTATACGCAACACTTCACCAGAGTAAGCTGGCTTAATGTCTCACATCTCAGGCATTAGACCATGTGTATCGCGACACATGTCGCATCAAAGGGGGAAGATGACACAGTGATCGAGCAGCCCGGCAGCGAGATGCTCTATCGCGACAGGTGGGGCGGCGAATGAAGTGCTCCGTTTTTGCGTAGGCTCATCGAGGATCCTTAAGAAGCAAGGAAAGTGTGTGCTATCAAAGTAGACGAGGCTATTACGTCCCCCCCTTTGCGAAGGGGGGACAGGGGGGATTTGACTTGGCCAGGACCCTCCTGCAAGTGCGCAACTGCTGTGATCTCAAGCGATTTTGGTAAAAACTGGTGGGGCGTATGTCGTTGATCCGCAGCACTGCAGTTCGATGTCCGAGAGGTACTGTTAAAGGGGCTGCGGTTCTGGAGGAGACTTGAAAATCAAATCCCCCCTGCCCCCCCTTCGCAAAGGGGGGAACATTAGGCCTTCTGCAGTGCTTCGTGGCAATGGACCCACGCTTCTCCGGAATTCCCGGATGAACCTTCGCAAAGGGGGGTACGTTGAGCCTTCTGCAATGCTTCGTGGCAATGTACCCACGCTCCCCCGGAATTCCCAAAGAACGTTTTTGCGAAGGTGGGAACGCCTTGGTGTCCTGCAGCGCTTCGTGGAAACAGTGCCGTTCTCCGAGTTCCGGATGAACCTTTGCCCAAAGGGGCAGGGGATTTGCTCCTCGCCGCGGTCGCCTGGACCTCCGGAGCGTACGGAAGATCACTGTCTTTGCGGCTACGTCTGTAGTGCGACAGTCGTTCCACTGCTTCGGCGGCTCTTTTATTCACAAATGACAACGGCAGCCGAGTTGCCCCGAGCTGCCGTTGTCACACTTACCTTGCTGCAATAACGCCCTTACTCCGGGCTGTAGACCAGACAGGCGGCATTATCCTTTATGGCGACAGCACCTTCCTTTATCTGCCCCTCGACAACCTGCCCTTTGAAGTAGTGGTCCCCTGCGAACTCCAGGACCTTTATTTTCCCGACCTCGTGACGCTTTGTGACACCCGAGGTGAAGGCCTCGGTGTACACGGGGATCGTCTCTCCCACACAGATGCTCTTTTTCACGTCTTCGGTGCCGCTATGGAAAAGCAGCACCTGGTCGCCGATGTTGAGAACCTTGCTCTTCTTCACTTCCACTTCGCTCTTGATCGGCTTCTCGTACACAGAACATCCGGTGAAAACGGCGCTCATGGCGGCGATAGAGAGCAAAACGGTCATCCACAATATCTTTTTCATTGGTGGCTCCTTTGTCAATATCTCGGGAATAGTCATACGCTGCAACGTACGGTGCCGCCGCCTAGAAGATGTAGGCGAACTTCAGGTACACCGCATCGGTCTTTGTGTTGTTTCTGCCATCGACACCTCTCAGGTACCAGACGTCGGCCGCCAGTTTCTGCGTCAGGCTGAAATGATTTCCGATACCAATGGCGGTTTCATCCGAGCTGGCGACGGTGGCACCGCTGCCGAGATCCTTTCCTTTTCCGGCGGAGACCCAGTCCAACTTCACAAACGGCTCGACATTGGGGATGAATTTGTAGGCGAGGGAGAGATTGCCGAAAAGAAGGTCCCCCCTCTCCTGCTTCACCCCATTGTAGTGGCTGTCGCCACGAAGCTTGATCCCGAAATCGCCGTCGAAGGTGAGGCCCCCGAGGGTGTAGTTGGTGAGAAATGCCACGCTGTTGTCGATGGCGTGGTTGGAGATTTCATTGTCGCCAAACGGCACGTAGAGCCAGTACTCCAGCGCGGTCGTCCAGTTGGGGAGCGGTCTGATCCAGGAGACGATGCCGACCTGCGGGTCGATCATGCCGCTCACGCTGTCGTCGTTTTTCAATCTCACCGAGGCTCCCCCCAGCACCAGTTCCCACAGGAAACCGACGTTCGGCAGCGCATCGACCTTGAAGAAGTGGGCGAACTTGTTGATGGTCAGGAGCGAGTCCTGGCCGCCGGAGGGGCCGCCCCATGCGTTTCTGTCATCATTATAGATGTTGTAGGAAAGGATGACGTTGAAGGGGTCGTACTTCACCGGCAGGTCAAACTCGTGGACGCCGATGACACTGTACGGAATGACCGACGCCTCAGCCTTGCTGAAGGTGCCGGTCGTGCAAATTCCTGCCATGGCTGTGACAATCAGAGCACAAAGTAAATTTCGAATCGTAAACCTCATGGTACCCTCCTTTTGCTGGCATGTGATGGTTTCTATTTCCGATCTTTCCTTTTAAAGCTGGTCTTCTCCCTCCTTTCCAAGCAACGGCTCGAGAGTGGTTTTATTCGCACAGGAGAAATCTGATAAATCGGTGTTACTTTTCCGGATACTGCACCATTAGAGTCGTATACTCACCACTAAGAGCAATCGGTATACCAACTTAAGAAGAGAAAGGAATGTTTCAGGATTGAGAAAAAAAAGGAAGGGATATGGTGATAACATACCGTTCTAGGGTCTATAACGTGTAGCGGAGACTTCCAGCAAGGGAACGGGATGTTTTATCTGTTGCAAAGCTTGAAACAAATGTGTCGGATGTCGCGAGACAGATGTTGCGTCCGCCCGTTGATCATAATGCCTCAGGCTATTGAGAATCCCCCCGCTAAAACGAAGAATGCCGGCACGAATGCCGGCATTCATTCACCAACAACTGAGTTTTAGGAAAGGCAGAGCCTGCGGTTTATGCCGCGGGAGCCCCTTTTCGCGCTAGTTCATTACGATCCCGCCGTCGATCATTACCGACTGTCCGGTCATGTAGTCCGCGTCGCTGGAGGCCAGGTAGGAGACGAAGCAGGCCACCTCTTCCGGAACACCGACGGTCCCGGCAGTGATGAGCTTCGTGTACTCCTTGAGGACTTCGCCTTTCCCCATGCCGAGGTACGGCCCCATCTTCTCGTCGATGAGCCCCCACATGTCGGTCCCCACGATCCCGGGGCAGTAGGCGTTGACGGTGATCTTGTGCGGGCCGAGTTCCTTGGCGAGCGCCTGGGTGAAGCCCCTCACGGCAAACTTGGAGGCGCTGTAGGCGGCAAGGATGCTGAAACCGGAGTGAGCCGCGATGCTGGCGCAGTTGATGATCCTGCCGCCGGAGCCCATGGTCCCCTTGTGCCCCTGTTTGATCATCTGCCGGGCGGCGACCGTGTCGCAGATGAAGACGCCCCTGCAGTTCACCGCAAAGATCTTGTCCCACTCGTCCGCCGTCATCTCGATACTCATCTTGATGTTGGCGATCCCTGCGTTGGCAACCATGATATCCAGCTTGCCGAACTCCGCCACGGTGGTATCCACCAGTTTCTGGACGTCCGCTTCCTTGGTGACATCCGTTACCATCGCCAGCGTCCTGGCGCCGAGAGCTTTGATCTCTTCAGCGACCTTCTTCACGTTATCCGCATTGATGTCGGCCACCACCACGGTCGCTCCGTCCTGCGCCAATCTGAGGGCAATGCCTCTGCCGATGCCGCGCCCGGATCCTGTAACGATCGCCACCTTGTCCTGGAGTTTCTTGCTCATGGCCCCTCCTCCTTTAGTTTTGCCATCATCAGCGATGGTCAATAGTGTGCTCAAGCCGGTTTCAGCAACTTTAGTGCCAGCTAACGATGAATCCAGGCTGCCACGCAAGATGCTGAAATTGATGGGAGAGAAGAAGAGGGTGGAGTCCATCAGGAGAAGGAAGAGAACGCTATAAGTGCGGCACTCACTCCATTCGTATCGCTACAACTGTGTCAGCCGCCCCGGCTGCGCTACACGCGGCTGGGAGGGAATGGAAGAGGCTGCCGTGACTGCTGTAAGAGATTCCTCCAGTAGAGCAGTAGCCCATGCGTCCCCTCCCTTTCAAGGGGACAGGGTACGGATGGTTGTTGCAGTCAATGTAGGCCGGGATAAGCCGTCAGGCGTTCCCGGCGGTCCACCACAGACGCAGCGAGCGCCAGTGAATGCCGGAAACGCTACCGCTTATTCCGGCCTACAAGTGCGAGCGCGCCTCACACGACGCCTCCTTGGCGTCCCGTTCAAGGGGACTTGGATGCGGATGGGGTTTTTGCAGTCAATGTAGGCCGGGATAAGCCGTCAGGCGTTCCCGGCGGTCCACCACAGACGCAGCCGAGCGCCAGTGAATGCCGGAAACGCTACCGCTTATTCCGGCCTACAAGTGCCAGCGCTCACAAGACGCCTCATTGGCGTCCCGTTCGAGGGGACAGGGTTCGGGATGTTTTTTTGCAGTCCATGTAGGCCGGGATAAGCCGCGAGGCGTTCCCGGCGGTCCGCCACAGACGCAGCCGAGCGCCAGTGAATGCCGGAAACGCTACCGCTTAAAGAAGAAAAAAATTGGGCCACTGAAGGCGGGAGAAGAAGACAGTGGCCCGAGTACATGGGGAAAAGCCGAGCTGTATCGTCACCAAAGCAGAAGCTTCGGCCGACAATATGCGTGTGAGAAATCCTTCAGCAACTCCAGTGCCAATGCAGACGAAAAAGTGGACAGGCAAGGGGATACCGTGTCCTCTTTTTCGGCATCAAGCGTTCGGGGACATAGGTGACACTTTTGTCCTTCAGTTTCTCCAGAGCGTACCCCGCGACGGAAGGGGTGGGACCTTGCCTTGCCGCAGGAACCACTTGTCGAAAATGAGGAGATGCAAAGAGGCGAGTAGCCACCCGACGCTCAGCATCGCGACCG
The DNA window shown above is from Geomonas sp. RF6 and carries:
- a CDS encoding 2,3-butanediol dehydrogenase, yielding MKAAKWYGKKDIRVETVPEPPAPKAGEVKVKVAWCGICGSDLHEYVAGPIFIPTQPHPLTGSTAPLILGHEFTGTVVEVGPGVTSVKVGDLVAPDACQHCGECGPCRSGNYNVCEKLAFTGLMADGAFAEYVNVPAKLCYVLPKGFNPEAGALIEPLATGFKAVRKAGTILGETAVVLGAGTIGLGTLMAAKAAGAGKVIVVEMSAARKKLAHECGADVVLDPKECNVVEEIKKMTGGSGADVSFECIGNKATAPLAVEVIRNCGRAVIVGIFEEPSSFNFFSLSATDKVVLGTLAYTIEDFAGVAKLLASGALKAEPLITGRINMDDIVAKGFDELVNNKDANIKIIVSPTAQASAARV
- a CDS encoding transporter — its product is MAGICTTGTFSKAEASVIPYSVIGVHEFDLPVKYDPFNVILSYNIYNDDRNAWGGPSGGQDSLLTINKFAHFFKVDALPNVGFLWELVLGGASVRLKNDDSVSGMIDPQVGIVSWIRPLPNWTTALEYWLYVPFGDNEISNHAIDNSVAFLTNYTLGGLTFDGDFGIKLRGDSHYNGVKQERGDLLFGNLSLAYKFIPNVEPFVKLDWVSAGKGKDLGSGATVASSDETAIGIGNHFSLTQKLAADVWYLRGVDGRNNTKTDAVYLKFAYIF
- a CDS encoding glucose 1-dehydrogenase — protein: MSKKLQDKVAIVTGSGRGIGRGIALRLAQDGATVVVADINADNVKKVAEEIKALGARTLAMVTDVTKEADVQKLVDTTVAEFGKLDIMVANAGIANIKMSIEMTADEWDKIFAVNCRGVFICDTVAARQMIKQGHKGTMGSGGRIINCASIAAHSGFSILAAYSASKFAVRGFTQALAKELGPHKITVNAYCPGIVGTDMWGLIDEKMGPYLGMGKGEVLKEYTKLITAGTVGVPEEVACFVSYLASSDADYMTGQSVMIDGGIVMN